In one window of Prionailurus bengalensis isolate Pbe53 chromosome B3, Fcat_Pben_1.1_paternal_pri, whole genome shotgun sequence DNA:
- the ZFYVE21 gene encoding zinc finger FYVE domain-containing protein 21 isoform X1 gives MSSEVAARRDAKKLVRSPSGLRMVPEHRAFGSPFGLEEPQWVPDKECPRCMQCDAKFDFLTRKHHCRRCGKCFCDKCCGQKVPLRRMCFVDPVRQCAECALVSHKEAEFYDKQLKVLLSGATFLVTFGNSEKPETMVCRLSNNQRYLLLDGDSRHEIDIAHISTVQILTEGFPPGEKDTHTYTSLLGSQPASEGGNARATGMSLRFAAPGAEGPTQLKLTAGEDAHASRRQSTAWLAAMHKATKLLYESRDQ, from the exons ATGTCCTCCGAGGTGGCCGCGCGCCGCGACGCCAAGAAGCTGGTGCGCTCCCCCAGCGGCCTGCGCATGGTGCCCGAGCACCGCGCCTTTGGCAGCCCCTTCGGCCTGGAGGAGCCGCAGTGGGTCCCGGATAAGGAG TGCCCGAGGTGCATGCAGTGTGACGCGAAGTTTGACTTCCTGACCAGAAAG CACCACTGTCGCCGGTGTGGGAAGTGCTTCTGTGACAAGTGTTGTGGCCAGAAGGTGCCGCTGCGGCGCATGTGTTTCGTGGACCCTGTGCGGCAGTGCGCCGAGTGCGCCCTGGTGTCGCACAAGGAGGCGGAGTTCTACGACAAGCAGCTCAAGGTGCTCCTGAGTG GAGCTACTTTTCTCGTAACTTTTGGAAACTCTGAGAAGCCAGAAACCATGGTTTGTCGTCTCTCCAACAACCAGAG GTACTTGCTTCTGGATGGGGACAGCCGCCACGAGATTGACATTGCGCACATTTCGACTGTGCAGATCCTCACGGAAGGCTTTCCGCCCGGAG AAAAAGACACTCACACTTACACCAGCCTCCTGGGGAGCCAGCCCGCCTCTGAAG GAGGCAACGCACGGGCCACGGGCATGTCCCTGCGGTTTGCAGCACCGGGGGCGGAGGGCCCGACGCAGCTGAAGCTGACGGCCGGGGAGGACGCACACGCCAGCAGGAGGCAGTCGACGGCGTGGCTGGCGGCCATGCACAAG GCCACCAAGCTCCTCTATGAGTCGAGGGACCAGTGA
- the XRCC3 gene encoding DNA repair protein XRCC3 gives MDLDQLDLNPRISTALKKAKLKSIKEVLHFSGPDLQRLTGLSSLDVQHLLRTASLHLRGSSVFTALHLHQQKKRFPTQHQRLSLGCPVLDGLLRGGLPLDGVTELAGHSSAGKTQLALQLCLTVQFPPRHGGLEAGAVYVCTEDVFPDLRLQQLIAGQRHLRTDVPGEVIDKMKFGHQIFIEHVADVDALLECVSKKVPVLLSRGMARLVVIDSVAAPFRCEFDGLASMPRARRLQALGATLRRLSSTFRSPVLCINQVTEAMEERGAAPGPQGLWEERVSPALGMTWSNQLLMRLMVSRHRPEEEAVLPPPGRPDRTLRVIFAPHLPPSSCSYTVSMEGVRGTPGTEAR, from the exons ATGGATTTGGATCAGTTGGACCTGAATCCCAGAATTAGTACTGCGCTCAAGAAAG CCAAACTGAAGTCAATAAAGGAGGTTTTGCATTTTTCTGGACCAGACCTGCAGAGACTAACCGGCCTCTCCAGCCTCGACGTGCAACACTTGCTGAGAACGGCCTCCCTGCACCTGCGGGGAAGCAGCGTCTTCACAG CTCTGCATCTGCACCAGCAGAAGAAGAGGTTCCCCACCCAGCACCAGCGCCTCAGCCTGGGCTGCCCCGTGCTGGACGGCCTTCTCCGCGGCGGCCTGCCCCTGGACGGTGTCACCGAGTTGGCCGGTCACAGCTCCGCCGGGAAGACCCAGCTGGCCCTGCAGCTCTGCCTGACCGTGCAGTTCCCTCCGCGGCACGGAGGCCTGGAGGCCG GGGCCGTGTACGTCTGCACCGAAGACGTCTTCCCGGACCTGCGTCTGCAGCAGCTCATTGCGGGGCAGCGGCACCTGCGGACGGACGTTCCGGGAGAGGTGATCGACAAGATGAAGTTTGGCCACCAGATCTTCATCGAGCACGTGGCCGACGTG GACGCCCTGCTGGAGTGTGTGAGTAAGAAGGTGCCCGTGCTGCTGTCTCGGGGGATGGCCCGCCTAGTGGTCATCGACTCCGTGGCGGCCCCGTTCCGCTGTGAGTTTGACGGCCTGGCCTCAATGCCCAGGGCCAGGCGTCTGCAGGCCTTGGGGGCCACCCTGCGCCGGCTGAGCAGCACGTTCCGGAGCCCCGTGCTATGCATCAACCAG GTGACAGAGGCCATGGAGGAGCGGGGCGCGGCACCCGGGCCACAAGG tctctgggAGGAGCGGGTCTCTCCAGCCCTCGGAATGACCTGGTCCAATCAGCTCTTAATGCGGCTGATGGTCAGCCGGCACCGCCCCGAGGAGGAAGCCGTCCTCCCCCCGCCCGGCCGCCCTGACCGCACCCTGCGGGTGAtctttgcccctcacctgcccccctCATCCTGTTCCTACACCGTCAGCATGGAGGGGGTCCGGGGGACTCCCGGGACCGAGGCCCGTTGA
- the ZFYVE21 gene encoding zinc finger FYVE domain-containing protein 21 isoform X2 yields the protein MSSEVAARRDAKKLVRSPSGLRMVPEHRAFGSPFGLEEPQWVPDKECPRCMQCDAKFDFLTRKHHCRRCGKCFCDKCCGQKVPLRRMCFVDPVRQCAECALVSHKEAEFYDKQLKVLLSGATFLVTFGNSEKPETMVCRLSNNQRYLLLDGDSRHEIDIAHISTVQILTEGFPPGGGNARATGMSLRFAAPGAEGPTQLKLTAGEDAHASRRQSTAWLAAMHKATKLLYESRDQ from the exons ATGTCCTCCGAGGTGGCCGCGCGCCGCGACGCCAAGAAGCTGGTGCGCTCCCCCAGCGGCCTGCGCATGGTGCCCGAGCACCGCGCCTTTGGCAGCCCCTTCGGCCTGGAGGAGCCGCAGTGGGTCCCGGATAAGGAG TGCCCGAGGTGCATGCAGTGTGACGCGAAGTTTGACTTCCTGACCAGAAAG CACCACTGTCGCCGGTGTGGGAAGTGCTTCTGTGACAAGTGTTGTGGCCAGAAGGTGCCGCTGCGGCGCATGTGTTTCGTGGACCCTGTGCGGCAGTGCGCCGAGTGCGCCCTGGTGTCGCACAAGGAGGCGGAGTTCTACGACAAGCAGCTCAAGGTGCTCCTGAGTG GAGCTACTTTTCTCGTAACTTTTGGAAACTCTGAGAAGCCAGAAACCATGGTTTGTCGTCTCTCCAACAACCAGAG GTACTTGCTTCTGGATGGGGACAGCCGCCACGAGATTGACATTGCGCACATTTCGACTGTGCAGATCCTCACGGAAGGCTTTCCGCCCGGAG GAGGCAACGCACGGGCCACGGGCATGTCCCTGCGGTTTGCAGCACCGGGGGCGGAGGGCCCGACGCAGCTGAAGCTGACGGCCGGGGAGGACGCACACGCCAGCAGGAGGCAGTCGACGGCGTGGCTGGCGGCCATGCACAAG GCCACCAAGCTCCTCTATGAGTCGAGGGACCAGTGA